The following proteins are encoded in a genomic region of Chryseobacterium cucumeris:
- a CDS encoding DUF47 domain-containing protein, producing MGIGNIFHAFQPKDKIFFVLFEKVTENLVAMSEEFNTGIKDFDLNDDSMLKKMSDFEHKNDELTHEIFVELGKNFITPFDREDIHTLATGLDDIADYIYASTKYIFLYKSPEMKAYSDFSLLIHKACLEIQNAMKNLKGFKNMEQVKEACIKVNSIENIADDLLSNSMVELFETNDAINIIKVSSVLNYLEIVTDKAEDVANTIENIMIKYA from the coding sequence ATGGGAATTGGTAATATTTTCCACGCTTTTCAACCAAAAGATAAAATCTTCTTTGTACTTTTCGAAAAAGTAACTGAAAATCTAGTTGCAATGTCAGAAGAATTCAACACAGGAATCAAGGATTTCGATCTTAATGACGATTCAATGTTGAAGAAAATGAGCGACTTCGAACACAAGAACGATGAACTTACTCACGAAATTTTCGTAGAATTAGGGAAAAACTTCATTACACCTTTTGACCGTGAGGATATCCACACATTGGCAACAGGGCTTGATGATATCGCTGATTATATCTACGCATCCACAAAATATATTTTTCTTTACAAATCACCTGAGATGAAGGCCTATTCAGACTTCTCTTTATTGATCCATAAAGCATGTCTTGAAATTCAGAATGCGATGAAAAACCTTAAAGGGTTCAAAAATATGGAACAGGTGAAAGAAGCTTGTATTAAGGTGAACTCTATTGAGAATATTGCTGACGATTTGCTTTCCAACTCAATGGTAGAATTATTTGAAACTAATGATGCCATCAACATTATTAAAGTTTCATCTGTATTAAACTACCTTGAAATTGTAACAGACAAAGCAGAAGATGTTGCCAATACGATTGAGAACATCATGATTAAATACGCCTAA
- a CDS encoding DUF2461 domain-containing protein, giving the protein MSSSISSKTFDFLKKLNKNNNREWFNENKNLYTESQQNVVSFLDELTREMSGFDEELARIDSKKALFRIYRDTRFSKDKSPYKTNFGASLGMGKGNQKGGYYLHLEPGKSFLAGGIYMPESSVLKEVRKEISLYGDDFLKILNNKDFKKHFPELDQEDKLKKVPQGFEKEDPMAEYLKLKNFIVIYSLKDVEVLDKNAVKNMSSVFKLMKPFNDFLNTPLL; this is encoded by the coding sequence ATGTCTTCAAGTATTTCTTCCAAAACATTTGATTTTTTAAAAAAGTTAAATAAAAACAATAACCGCGAGTGGTTTAATGAAAATAAAAACTTATACACAGAATCGCAGCAAAACGTGGTTTCCTTTCTGGATGAGCTTACCAGAGAGATGTCCGGTTTTGATGAAGAACTTGCCAGAATAGACAGTAAAAAAGCCCTGTTCAGAATTTACAGGGATACCCGTTTTTCAAAAGATAAGTCACCTTATAAAACCAATTTCGGAGCTTCTCTGGGAATGGGAAAAGGAAATCAGAAAGGAGGTTATTATCTTCACCTTGAACCCGGAAAATCCTTTTTAGCCGGAGGAATCTATATGCCTGAATCTTCTGTCCTGAAAGAAGTCCGTAAGGAAATTTCTTTGTATGGAGATGATTTCCTGAAAATTCTCAATAATAAAGATTTTAAAAAACATTTTCCGGAGCTTGATCAGGAAGATAAACTGAAGAAAGTCCCACAAGGCTTTGAAAAGGAAGACCCTATGGCAGAATACCTCAAGCTTAAAAACTTTATTGTGATATACTCTCTGAAAGATGTGGAAGTACTGGACAAAAATGCAGTGAAAAATATGAGCAGCGTTTTCAAGCTGATGAAACCTTTCAATGATTTTCTGAATACTCCTTTACTTTAA
- a CDS encoding DEAD/DEAH box helicase has translation MNLFTETNLSPDILKAIGELGYESPTEIQKQTIPFILSDIRDLIALAQTGTGKTAAFSLPILDMIDDTSRKIQLLVLCPTRELCLQISKDIKNYSKYMKDIKTTAVYGGSSIVEQMRSLKDKPQIIVGTPGRVIDLINRKALDFSAIHWLVLDEADEMLSMGFKDELETILSETPETKQTFLFSATMNKEVERISKNYLTKPHRISVGSINEVKKNITHEYYVVGYRQKKEALKRLIDANPNQYSIIFCRTRMETQEVADFLMQNGYAADALHGDLSQAQRDTVMKKFRLKNIDILVATDVAARGLDVNSLTHVIHFSLPDDPEVFVHRSGRTGRAGKDGISMALIKPEESRKLKQIKSATKIEIHERFIPTGDDIIKAQVGGVFEKLLTEHEDLFEFDDSLIPDLSNFTKEELVHQLLQFQLKDLALYYKDKHDLAEQKLSSRDDDYSRRDRGRDRDRDRGRDRDRGRDRDRDRGGKPRRRDENMVRFFFNLGKKDHLKKLDVLDIINKATAGGKSKKRAEIGDIEILEKFSFFEVEKSFKDNVLSNIQSMKFKGKDMRAEVAN, from the coding sequence ATGAATTTATTTACGGAAACCAATTTAAGTCCTGATATCCTTAAGGCAATTGGCGAACTGGGTTACGAAAGCCCAACAGAAATCCAAAAACAGACTATCCCTTTTATTCTTTCAGATATTCGCGACTTGATCGCACTTGCGCAGACAGGGACAGGCAAAACAGCAGCGTTTTCGCTTCCGATTTTGGATATGATTGACGATACGAGTCGCAAAATCCAATTATTGGTGCTTTGTCCGACACGGGAATTATGTCTTCAGATTTCGAAGGACATAAAGAATTACTCTAAGTATATGAAAGACATCAAGACAACTGCGGTTTATGGTGGAAGTAGTATTGTAGAGCAGATGAGATCTTTGAAGGATAAGCCACAGATTATCGTGGGAACTCCGGGAAGAGTAATTGATCTTATCAACAGAAAAGCATTAGATTTTTCTGCGATCCATTGGTTAGTATTAGACGAAGCTGATGAAATGCTTTCTATGGGATTCAAGGACGAATTGGAAACCATTCTAAGCGAAACCCCGGAAACGAAACAAACTTTCTTATTCTCTGCAACGATGAATAAAGAGGTGGAAAGAATTTCCAAAAATTATCTTACAAAACCACATCGTATTTCAGTAGGTTCTATCAACGAAGTGAAGAAGAACATTACTCACGAATACTATGTTGTAGGGTACCGTCAGAAAAAAGAAGCATTGAAGAGACTTATCGATGCAAATCCAAACCAGTATTCCATTATCTTCTGCAGAACGAGAATGGAAACTCAGGAGGTTGCTGATTTCTTAATGCAGAACGGATATGCCGCTGATGCTCTTCACGGTGATCTTTCTCAGGCGCAGAGAGATACGGTAATGAAGAAATTCAGATTGAAAAACATTGATATTCTTGTGGCTACAGACGTTGCCGCAAGAGGACTGGATGTAAACTCTCTTACTCACGTTATTCACTTCTCTTTACCGGATGACCCTGAAGTATTCGTTCACAGAAGCGGAAGAACAGGTAGAGCTGGAAAAGACGGTATTTCTATGGCTCTAATCAAGCCAGAAGAAAGCAGAAAACTGAAACAGATCAAATCTGCAACTAAAATTGAAATCCACGAAAGATTTATCCCTACAGGTGATGATATTATCAAAGCTCAGGTAGGAGGTGTATTTGAAAAATTATTGACAGAGCACGAAGATCTTTTCGAATTTGATGATAGCTTAATCCCGGATCTGAGCAACTTCACAAAAGAAGAACTGGTGCACCAGCTGCTACAGTTCCAGTTGAAAGATCTTGCTTTATACTACAAAGACAAGCACGACCTTGCTGAGCAGAAATTAAGCAGCAGGGATGACGATTACTCAAGAAGAGACCGTGGACGTGACAGAGACAGAGATAGAGGTCGCGACAGAGATCGCGGACGTGACAGAGACAGAGATCGTGGCGGAAAACCAAGAAGAAGAGATGAAAACATGGTAAGATTCTTCTTCAACCTTGGTAAAAAAGACCATTTGAAGAAGCTTGATGTTTTAGATATTATCAACAAAGCTACTGCTGGCGGAAAAAGCAAGAAAAGAGCGGAAATCGGTGATATCGAAATCTTAGAGAAATTCTCTTTCTTCGAAGTTGAAAAATCGTTCAAAGACAATGTATTGAGCAATATTCAATCGATGAAGTTCAAAGGAAAAGATATGAGAGCTGAAGTAGCTAACTAA
- a CDS encoding inorganic phosphate transporter has protein sequence MEFPILLVVIIALALIFDYINGFHDAANSIATIVSTKVLTPFQAVLWAALWNFAAFFIAAYIIGEFKIGNTIAKTVNENFITLEVIFSGLVAAIAWNLLTWWFGIPSSSSHTLIGGFLGAALMHAFMMDYHDVAAAQPDLGMWGTMKEAFNQVTHQSVVKFDKVIPIFLFIFMAPIIGMIISIIITLIIVHLYKRSNPHKADQSFKRLQLASSALFSLGHGLNDAQKVMGIIGAAVIYYHVNMLQDVQYLNIPSAERFDYFAQHYIWVPLVSFLAIGLGTMSGGWKIIKTMGTKITKVTSLEGVSAETAGAITLFITDHFGIPVSTTHTITGSIIGVGLTKRISAVRWGITVSLLWAWVLTIPISAIVAGITYLVVTFVF, from the coding sequence ATGGAATTTCCGATTTTACTTGTAGTTATTATTGCGCTGGCCCTGATCTTCGATTATATCAATGGTTTCCATGATGCAGCCAACTCAATTGCAACTATAGTTTCTACAAAAGTTTTAACTCCATTCCAGGCTGTACTTTGGGCGGCGCTTTGGAACTTCGCAGCATTCTTTATAGCTGCTTATATTATTGGAGAATTCAAAATTGGTAATACAATTGCCAAAACAGTTAACGAGAATTTTATCACCCTTGAAGTTATATTTTCCGGTCTTGTGGCAGCTATTGCCTGGAACCTGCTTACATGGTGGTTCGGAATCCCTTCATCATCATCACATACGCTGATCGGAGGATTCCTGGGAGCAGCTCTTATGCATGCTTTCATGATGGATTATCACGATGTGGCTGCAGCCCAGCCGGATCTTGGAATGTGGGGTACTATGAAAGAAGCTTTCAATCAGGTAACACACCAGAGTGTGGTGAAATTTGATAAAGTAATTCCTATCTTCCTGTTCATTTTCATGGCTCCGATTATAGGGATGATTATTTCAATTATCATTACCCTGATCATTGTACATCTTTATAAAAGATCAAACCCGCACAAAGCAGACCAGTCTTTCAAAAGATTGCAGCTGGCTTCATCCGCTTTATTCAGCTTGGGACATGGTTTGAATGATGCACAGAAAGTAATGGGGATCATTGGTGCAGCGGTAATTTACTATCACGTTAATATGCTTCAGGATGTTCAGTATCTGAATATTCCTTCTGCAGAACGTTTTGATTATTTTGCGCAGCATTATATCTGGGTTCCTTTAGTTTCGTTCCTTGCCATCGGTTTAGGTACAATGAGCGGTGGTTGGAAGATCATCAAAACAATGGGTACCAAGATTACCAAAGTAACTTCATTAGAAGGAGTAAGTGCAGAAACTGCAGGTGCTATTACTTTATTCATCACAGACCACTTTGGTATTCCTGTATCTACAACCCATACGATTACAGGTTCTATCATCGGGGTAGGATTAACAAAAAGAATTTCAGCGGTAAGATGGGGAATCACTGTAAGCTTACTTTGGGCCTGGGTTCTTACCATTCCAATCTCTGCAATTGTTGCAGGAATTACCTATCTTGTGGTAACCTTCGTTTTCTAA